GATCCAGCTCGTTCCGGTGCTGGCAGAGTGTAGCTTGTAGCGACCATTCCATCCCTCCTCGAACTCAGCCAGTCCCACGTAATTCCACGCCCGATACAGCACGTGGAGCTTATGACCCGTCTGTTCGACCAGCTTCAGGTCGATCTCTGCATGCTCTGCGTGCAGTCGAGTGGCAATGGCAGCTCGAAGCTCGGAGTGATGGTCGCGCGTTGGGTAATGCTTTAGACCCATCAAGTAAGTTACAGCCATCCCCGCTACAATCAACATAGACATCACGAGCATTGTGCTATAGCGCTTCATAACGTATTCTCCAGACACTCATTTTGTTTGCCTCCCCCACTACATTACCATTCACACTTCACCCCTGTAAATGATTACCTCCCGCTTCAATACATTCTCCTTCTATGCCTAATTCCTCGGATTATAGTACAATAGATTCCAACAATCGAACTTATCCGAAGGAGTCCTTCCGGTGCAAGACCAAATCCAAGCTCTCATTCAGCGCTTCATGCACTATCACGGCTACACCCCTGACCTCGTGACGCCTCGCACGTTCAGCGAGAAGCTGCAGTGGATCAAGCTGCACGGCCAGCTCGAGCGGTTCGCACCCTATGCAGACAAATACGAGGTGCGCGAATATGTAGCGCGGACGATTGGCGAGCCCCATCTCATCCCGCTCATAGGCGTGTACGAGCGCACACAGGACGTCGACCTCGACAGCCTGCCCAGCGCCTTCATCATGAAGGCAACGCACGGCTCCGGCTGGAACCGGATCGTCCACGATAAGCAGACCGTCGATTGGGCAGACACATGTGCCCAGCTGGATCAATGGCTCGCGACGAGCTTCGGCGAGCAATCAGGGGAAGCGTGCTACACGCCAATACGCGGTCGAGTCGTCATCGAGGAGCTCATCACCGATCCGCTTGGTGATCTCAAGGATTACAAGCTCTTCTGCTTCCACGGCAAGGTGAGAATGATTCAGGTCGATGCGGAGCGGTACGGCGATCATAAGCGTAACTTATATGACGCGGAGTGGACCCAGCTTCCGGCTCGGCTGCGCTTCGATAACATCACCGAGCCTGTCGAGAAGCCTGCGCAGCTCGATGAGTTGATCGCCATCGCCGAGAGGCTGGCGGAGCCGTTCCCATTCGTTCGCGTTGACCTGTATTATACGAGCGGCCGCATCTACTTCGGAGAGCTGACGTTCGCACCTGGAAATGGCTTCCTTAAGTTCGAGCCGTTCGCTTACGACCAGCTGCTCGGAGAGTGGCTGGATTTGAGTAAGTGTCAAATTCATCACACCTAGGACGTGTCTGAAAACTATCGAATAAAGTGGTTAGAAATAAACGATGAACAGTGGGAACAAATTAAAGACATGTTCCCGCCCTATCGAACAGGACCAAATTAAGTGATCGAACTATGTTTAAGGCCATTCTTTGGATCAAGTCATTGCTGGCGTTTGTTTATGATGCGTCCATCTTCAGGTTTAACTCAATAATGAGTTTTCAGACATCGCCTATATAGATGCATCTTGCTGCAGAGCTTGTAGCACGGTTATTTATTTCACTAACCTTCATACCACATGTCCTCAATATTCTATTCGTATTCGCTATCAAAATTTAAATATTGATAATCATTAATTTCATCTAATTCATTTAATAACTTTCTATATTTCAACTGGACGGACTTTTCTGGTCTCGCCTCTAACTTAGTTTCTATGAAATTTCTTACATATTCACTCGCTTGCGTATTAATTATTGAATGAATAAATCTCCATATTTCTTCTTCATAACAATATGATATTTTTTCGAAAGCTAAATCGAACATTTTCTCGAAAGTTAATGTGTCTGCTACGGGTCTCTCTTTTATTAACTCGTATAATTTTGATATATTTTTATCTGTGATAGCTTTATCATATTCCAACAATATATACTCATCAAATTTTTGGTTATTATAGGAGTTAATCATCTTAATAAACTTCGAAGTGTTTTTATTTTCAACTTCATTACCCATAAAATCATAGTCATGCTGTCGTCGCTCACTTCCAATGTCGGAAGATGGGCGGCTATTTCTCATATACGCTGACGGTACAGCAAGGATATAATTGGCGGAGGGGCAGCCTGAATGTGCCGACAATCATAAGGAGTTAAGGCGATTGACAAAAAAACAGGGAGACGTCAAGGTTTGGCGGCCTCGTCTCCCTGTTCACCACAGCTTTCGCCTCTATTATCGTAGTGGATTGGGACATCGATGTAAAGAGCTATTTATTACGATGCGAGGACGGCTTGCCGGAAGCCGACCGGCCTGTCGGATGCAAGCACTGTCACTCCGAGCGCAAGCCGCATCGGCACGGGAAGTTTACGCGTATGCTGTACACGCTGGAGGAGGCGCTCTCCATCCCTATATTCCGTTTTCGATGTCCAGACTGCGAGCGTGCGATTAGCATCGTGCCTTCTTTCGTGGAGCGGCATCATCAGGCAGCGGTCGATGTCAAGGAGACCGTCGTCCTCGCGGGAGAGGATGGCTTGAGCTTGTCTGAGATCGCAGCAGAAAGCCAGGCGTATGCGGGCGGACCCTACGCCGAGAAGACGCTATGGCGATGGCGTCGATGCTGGGAGCAGCGTCGAATTGCGCAAGAAGCTCGGGTGTGGGCAACGCTTTTTCATGAAGGCATGGATGCGGCCTTACCTCGCGAACGCCGCTCTGCCTGGAAGGCGCTGTGGGCCGCTTGGCGTCAGCTTGAACGCCCGGGCAGGCTCCTTTCTGTCTTCTTGCGAATGGAGCGCTCATTTCAGGTGACGGTAGGCCCACTTCATCCCACAAAAGCTGGGTATGGCTGAGGGTGCCTCTTTCCCCTCACAATGGACGGAGGATACCCTGTACCCATGAACATGCTGAAGGAGGATGAACCATGTCTCATCAGATTACAAAGGAACAGATTGCCCTAGCGCGGTATGCGCTTATTGCCCCCATCGTCAGCCGTCAAACCCCGCTTGCGCCGGGGGAGCTGGGAGCGTGGCTTCGCGAAACCGCAAGCCGCATGTACGAGCTTCCCGGAAGTCGTCGTCAGCAGGTCAGCGTTCGGACGCTGGAACGGTACCTAGAAGCGTACCGCAAGGGGGGATGGGAGGCGCTGATGCCGCGCGAGCGAGCAACAGACGGACGTACCCGGCTGGCTCCAAGCTTACTGCAGCAAGCCATTGAGCTGCGACGGCAACGGCCAGCTCGCAGCGTGGAGCAGCTGATCTTCCTGCTCGAAGAGAGCGGAGCAGCCGCCCCGGGCCAAATCGCCGTTAGCACATTAGCCAGGCACCTCAGACGAGCTGGCGTCAGCCGCGGACAAGTCATAGAAGCGAGTTCGGCTCAGACGTTTCGCCGCTTTGAGGCGGAAGATATATTAGAGCTGCTGCAGGCAGACTTCAAGCACTTCGTCTACTTGCCTGATCCGAAGGAGCCGAAGAAGAAGCGAAAGACCATTCTGCTGGCCATCCTCGATGACTACAGCCGATACGTGGTGCAGGCTCAAATCTATTGGGACGAGCAACTGCCTCGGCTAGAGGACAGCTTGAAAAAAGCAATCCTCCGTCACGGCATTCCGGAGATGTTCTATTGTGACAACGGCTCCGCTTTCTCGGCTCACCATTTAGCCCGTATTTGCGGGCGGCTCGGCATTGAGCTTCGGCATAGTAGACCTTACCGGCCTCAAGGTCGTGGGAAGGTAGAGCGTCTGTTCCAGTTTGTCGATAGCAGCTTCCGCCCCGAGGTGCAGGCGCTCATCGACCGGGGAGAAGTGACGACGCTGGAGGACGTAAACCAAGCGCTTCGCAGCTGGCTGGATGGTTACTACCATCTCCGCGTGCACAGCAGCACGAAACAGACGCCGCATGAACGCTTCGAGGCAAGCACGAAGGCGCGCAAGCGCAGGCCGCTTACCGAGTTGAATGAGATGTTCCTATGGGAAGAGGAGCGCACCGTAGACAAAACCGGCTGTATCCAGCTGTCCGGTAACACCTATGAGGTCGACAGCGAGCTTGCCCGTAAGCGAATCGCGCTTCGATACGATCCGTACGACTTGACAGAGCTGCAGGTCTGGTTCGAGGGCAAGCGATACGCCGATGCGGTGCCGATCGATCTGAAAAAGCGTCGCAAGCGCAAGCCGGATGAAGTGAAGCCTGTAGAGGTCGAGACGTCGGCGGAGACATTGTCGTTCGTTGAGCTTGCCGAGAAGAAGCGTCAGGCGCAGTGGGAGCAAGATGAAGTGAGCTATGCACAGCGTCAAGGTGGTGAGGTGCGATGACACGACGTCCCTTTACGCGCGAGGTGGAGCCGTGCTACGAGTTTCAAGGACACCGGGAAGCGTACGCCCGACTAAGCATGGCGGTCGAGAACCGGCTGCTCGGTGTCTTGACCGGTGAAGTGGGCAGCGGAAAATCCGCTCTATTGCGGCGTTTATTCCGATCGCTGGACACGATGCGCACACATCCGATCTACATCAGCATGGCGGACCTGAAGCCAAGAGACTTTTACGGACAGCTTCTGGCGCACGTCGATGAAGAGGCCCCTTACTCCGTCGCGAAGGCGCGTCGGTTGTGGGGCGAGGTGATGTCTCGGCGGGAGGCGCAGGGAGAGCGCAACATTCTCGTCGTCATCGACGAAGCTCACGAAATGAACGAAGCGATGCTGCTGGAGCTGCGCTTTGTGATGAGTCACCAGATGGATGCGAGGTCGCTATTCCCTGTACTGCTTGCGGGTCAGCCGGAGCTACGGAAGAAGCTACGCTTGAAGAAGTATGAGTCGATTAGCCAGCGCATCGGCATCCAGTACCATCTAAGCGGGATGAGCCGTGAGGAGACGGCGGGCTACGTCCGTCATCATATGGGAGCGGCTGAGCTGCAGCGGCCTGTGTTTTCCGACAGTGCGATCCAGATGCTGCACGCAGCAAGCCAGGGCATCCCACGAGTGGTGAACCAAATTTGCAGCCAAGCGCTCTATGACGTCGAGCGTTCGGACGCCGAAGTAGTCGAGGATGGGCACATTGGGCGTGTGCTGTCTGATATGGACCGACAGCGAGGGACGGCGGGATAACCGCCGTTTTTCCGCTACTGCGATGATTGGCGTTAGCATTCTCAATGGAGTGACGTGGCTGACGCACAAACGCTCACGTCATTGGCGGTGATGATTGCACCGACAAATTACGTGAGCGTTGACAGTCATGCCAATCTTCACTATTCAAGATATTATCTCTATTATCCACATTAGGTGTATAGAGTGAAATTGAGAGTTTCAGAAGCTTGTCTCCCATATCTGATAGCTCACCGATTTTGTCCAAAGCATCGAATAAAGAGACAACTAAGTTTTGTTCCTTAAAGTAAGATCTGTTTTCTGTATCAATGTTTTGTGATATTTTTTTTAATAGTTCACTTAGTTCTGCCTCATTTAATCTATAACCTGAATCAGTAGCGTTGCATAAAAACTAACACGCGAACAGATTGGACAAATTGTGCTATTATTGTAATAAATAGGTCGTACTCTGTAACAAAAAACTCCTAAAATTAGGGTAACAGGTAGCCCTGTCCAAATCCCTAACTTAGGAGATACGCATGGACAAGGATACACTATTTTCTGCATTTGGTAAATGGGTTGCACCAATAAATCCAAACATCATCCCGAATTGGCAAAGCACGACTACGCTCGACCGTTATGTGAAAAAGCTCGACACCTTAGTCTTTCTGTACATCTTCATCGAAGCACAGTTAGAGAAGCGAAAGGGTCTTCGTTCCATCATGCGAAAGCTGGAGCACGACGAGGAATTTCAAAAGCAACTCGGCATTGCTTCGATCAGTGCATCCCAGTTGTCCCGTAAAAATAATCAACTGGACCCAGAAGTACTTCAAGCCATCCTTTGTAATCTCATTACACAGTTGCATCGAGATGCTAGGCCGATATCAGGGCGCATCGGAACGGTCAAGATTATAGACTCTTCTACGATCAGCGTTTGCCTACAGCGGTATAAATGGGCGACTTTCCGAAAAACGAAAGCAGGCGTGAAACTGCACCTGCGAGTGGCATTTGCTGACCCCGACCATGTTTATCCGGATAAGGCAGTGGTTACGCCTGCAAGGCCCGCAGACCGCAGCCAAATGGACGTCCTGATCGATGAGTCGGACGTCACGTATCTGATGGACCGCGGGTATCTGGACTACGGCAAATACGACAGTTACTGCGAGCGTGGCATTCGATTCGTATCACGATTAAAGGACAATGCTGTTGTCGAAGAAGTGGAAGAACTTTCGGTGAACACAGATTCAGACATCATCCGCGATGTCAAAGTCGTGCTAGGCAAAGCTCACAAGCGCATGCAGCACCCCCTTCGTATGATCGTCACCACAGACGGTCGCGGTAATGAGGTCCGTATCATTACGAATCGGTTCGACCTGACGGCAGAAGAGCTTGGTGACCTGTATCGTAGCCGCTGGCAGATCGAGATGTTCTTCCGGTGGGTCAAGCAGAACCTGAAGCTAACCTGTTTTTACGGTGACAGCGAGAACGCAGTGATGAATCAGATTTGGATCTGTTTAATTGCATACTGCTTGCTGCTGCTTATGAAGCTAGAACTGGGAACGAGTCGAACGTTAACGGAACTCATTGAGGCTTTGAAAGAACTCATGTGGCAACCGTGGCTGAGGATGGTCGCAGCAGTAGAGCGAAAACCAAGTCGAACTTCGAGAGGGCGACAGAAGAAACAGAAAGACCAGTAAGTCGCCTAAGTCGAAAAAAAACCAATCATCAACTTGAAAAGGATGAATATTACAAATGGACAGCAACTGCCTGTTTCAGGGGTACCCCGTAAGTTTTTGGCCCTTGGAATTTGAAAACTAATTTCTGAATATTCCACCATTTTAGATGTCATGATTTATGCAACGCTACTGAACCTGAATATAGTTTCCTAACGTCTTTGCTAATTTCACTATTTTGAATAAGGTAATCCTGTAATACTGTATCATCGTATGGTTCAAACAAGAAAATTGAGCGAAATGCATCATACATAGCTTTCTTATAATTTGTAGTCAGCCAGTTCTTCTTTGTATCTTCTGGACTTGAATGGAAATATTCATCAATAACTTTCATACAAAGTATCACTATATCTTCGTCTATAACAAAACTATCATTTGGATGTTTCATTTCTACAACAACATCACTGATTCGTTGTATTAATTCTATACATTTTCTAAACTGTCTGATGTTGTTCAACCGTTTTCCTTGATTAAGCTCGTCATTCAAATTATTTAAATATATTCGGGATATTGATTTTTGAATTTCGATGCTCAAGCCGTTACTGCCTAAATGTGCAACTTTTTCGAGTGTTTCTAAATCGATTTGATTTATCGTAAATTGAAAATCTATCAGTTTTTCTTTATATTCATTTAATGTTTCTCTATCATCATGGTCAAATTTAGCTGAATTAGCAATAAAAATAACACTGTAATTTGTAGATGCCCTTTCAATTAACCCTAGTAAATCCTTAATCTCAACATTAGGGGACTTTCTTTCTAAATCATCAATGCATAATACTACTCTTTCACCAAATTTTGGGCCGATATTCTCAATTCTCAAGTTGTTTAGTAAGTCGCTAAAGTTTACATCTATACCACCTATTTTTAGAGCCTCAGTAACAATGTTCCCAAATAGTTTAATTGTATTGTTATCTTTAATCTTATTCATTTTGTTGGTTATAGTCAGTAACTGCATAATTAAGTCTTTTTCAATTTGTTCGAGTTCATTCTTACCAAAAACTGAAACATATTTAAATTTGATTTCTTCATTTTCTTCTTCTTTTAAGCTATTAATACTATATGTTTTACCAACACCCCAATCCCCATCAATAAATATACAAGGATTATTATCAGCATTCTCTTCATAGATTAGTTTTAAAATATTTACAACTTCTTTTTGGTTCATTGCTACCTCCACACTAAACATATTAAAGAAAAAAGAGTCGCAGAGATGCTTACTCATACGACTCAAATATTTTATATTATTTATCAAAATTTGTAAACGGGAGGGAGTTTCAATAAACTACGCTCATATCATGAACTAGGTTTATAGAGGCAAGTATCCTTTACCTTCTTATTATCATATATGGGTTATGGACCTTTTAGTTCCTATGTGGGCGTCGAATTCTCCACACCTGCTACGGTAAGTCTTTTATGAGAAGTTGCAACCATTCGAATCAAATCCTCATGACAAGAAACCCCCGTCTTATTGAAGGGAGTGGATGCTCGCCATCATTTTGAGAACTGGCGGCAAATATGAAGAAATAATCGCGTTTGTTCTAGCCCCTTTTTCGAGCGCTATTCTTTCGAAATGTACTGGATATATTCGTGCCACCGCCACAACACAACAAGGACGATACCGCACAAGCCGAAGCTTTCTGCGTATCGTCCTTCCTTTTTCACCAACAACGACCGAGCCTTACAGCTGCCTACTCCACCAAGCCCTGCTTGAACGCGTAGATCGCAGCCTGTGTCCGATCCTCCACGCCCAGCTTCGCGAGAATGTTCGTGACGTGGAACTTCACCGTCTTGACGCCGATGAACAGCTCGTCCGCCACGTCCTGATTGGACTTGCCGGAGGCAATGAGCCGCAGCACCTCCATCTCGCGGTCGGTGAGCTCCTCGTGCGGCATCGCCTCCTGCTTCGGCTGGCGGAACCGATTCATTAGCTTCGAGGCGACCTGCGGCTCGAGCACGGATTGTCCGCGCACGGCAGAGCGTATCGCTTGCGCGATCTCGGCAGCGCGGGACGTCTTCAGCAAATAGCTGAACGCTCCCGCTTCGATGACAGGGTAAATCTTCGCATCGTCTATGAAGCTCGTCAGCACGATCACCTTGCAGTCAGGATGCTGCTCGAGCAATCGGCGCGTCGTCTCGATCCCGTCCATCCCTTCCATGACGAGATCCATCAGCACGACGTCAGGACGGTACTCCAGCGCGAGCCGAATGCCCTCCTGACCGCCGCTCGCCTCGCCCACCACCTCAATATCGTCCTCGGTACCGAGTACGGCAGCAAGGCCAATACGCACCATCTCGTGGTCGTCCACGAGCAGCACCTTAATCTTCATCTCTTCCATGCTCGGACTCTCCTTCCTCCAGAATCGGGACACGAATGTCGATCCGCGT
Above is a genomic segment from Paenibacillus sp. YYML68 containing:
- a CDS encoding DDE-type integrase/transposase/recombinase; the protein is MSHQITKEQIALARYALIAPIVSRQTPLAPGELGAWLRETASRMYELPGSRRQQVSVRTLERYLEAYRKGGWEALMPRERATDGRTRLAPSLLQQAIELRRQRPARSVEQLIFLLEESGAAAPGQIAVSTLARHLRRAGVSRGQVIEASSAQTFRRFEAEDILELLQADFKHFVYLPDPKEPKKKRKTILLAILDDYSRYVVQAQIYWDEQLPRLEDSLKKAILRHGIPEMFYCDNGSAFSAHHLARICGRLGIELRHSRPYRPQGRGKVERLFQFVDSSFRPEVQALIDRGEVTTLEDVNQALRSWLDGYYHLRVHSSTKQTPHERFEASTKARKRRPLTELNEMFLWEEERTVDKTGCIQLSGNTYEVDSELARKRIALRYDPYDLTELQVWFEGKRYADAVPIDLKKRRKRKPDEVKPVEVETSAETLSFVELAEKKRQAQWEQDEVSYAQRQGGEVR
- a CDS encoding ATP-grasp fold amidoligase family protein, whose product is MQDQIQALIQRFMHYHGYTPDLVTPRTFSEKLQWIKLHGQLERFAPYADKYEVREYVARTIGEPHLIPLIGVYERTQDVDLDSLPSAFIMKATHGSGWNRIVHDKQTVDWADTCAQLDQWLATSFGEQSGEACYTPIRGRVVIEELITDPLGDLKDYKLFCFHGKVRMIQVDAERYGDHKRNLYDAEWTQLPARLRFDNITEPVEKPAQLDELIAIAERLAEPFPFVRVDLYYTSGRIYFGELTFAPGNGFLKFEPFAYDQLLGEWLDLSKCQIHHT
- a CDS encoding response regulator transcription factor, which produces MEEMKIKVLLVDDHEMVRIGLAAVLGTEDDIEVVGEASGGQEGIRLALEYRPDVVLMDLVMEGMDGIETTRRLLEQHPDCKVIVLTSFIDDAKIYPVIEAGAFSYLLKTSRAAEIAQAIRSAVRGQSVLEPQVASKLMNRFRQPKQEAMPHEELTDREMEVLRLIASGKSNQDVADELFIGVKTVKFHVTNILAKLGVEDRTQAAIYAFKQGLVE
- a CDS encoding IS4 family transposase, translated to MDKDTLFSAFGKWVAPINPNIIPNWQSTTTLDRYVKKLDTLVFLYIFIEAQLEKRKGLRSIMRKLEHDEEFQKQLGIASISASQLSRKNNQLDPEVLQAILCNLITQLHRDARPISGRIGTVKIIDSSTISVCLQRYKWATFRKTKAGVKLHLRVAFADPDHVYPDKAVVTPARPADRSQMDVLIDESDVTYLMDRGYLDYGKYDSYCERGIRFVSRLKDNAVVEEVEELSVNTDSDIIRDVKVVLGKAHKRMQHPLRMIVTTDGRGNEVRIITNRFDLTAEELGDLYRSRWQIEMFFRWVKQNLKLTCFYGDSENAVMNQIWICLIAYCLLLLMKLELGTSRTLTELIEALKELMWQPWLRMVAAVERKPSRTSRGRQKKQKDQ
- a CDS encoding P-loop NTPase fold protein codes for the protein MNQKEVVNILKLIYEENADNNPCIFIDGDWGVGKTYSINSLKEEENEEIKFKYVSVFGKNELEQIEKDLIMQLLTITNKMNKIKDNNTIKLFGNIVTEALKIGGIDVNFSDLLNNLRIENIGPKFGERVVLCIDDLERKSPNVEIKDLLGLIERASTNYSVIFIANSAKFDHDDRETLNEYKEKLIDFQFTINQIDLETLEKVAHLGSNGLSIEIQKSISRIYLNNLNDELNQGKRLNNIRQFRKCIELIQRISDVVVEMKHPNDSFVIDEDIVILCMKVIDEYFHSSPEDTKKNWLTTNYKKAMYDAFRSIFLFEPYDDTVLQDYLIQNSEISKDVRKLYSGSVALHKS
- a CDS encoding ExeA family protein, which encodes MTRRPFTREVEPCYEFQGHREAYARLSMAVENRLLGVLTGEVGSGKSALLRRLFRSLDTMRTHPIYISMADLKPRDFYGQLLAHVDEEAPYSVAKARRLWGEVMSRREAQGERNILVVIDEAHEMNEAMLLELRFVMSHQMDARSLFPVLLAGQPELRKKLRLKKYESISQRIGIQYHLSGMSREETAGYVRHHMGAAELQRPVFSDSAIQMLHAASQGIPRVVNQICSQALYDVERSDAEVVEDGHIGRVLSDMDRQRGTAG